DNA sequence from the Deltaproteobacteria bacterium genome:
CCAACGGCAATAGTCTGTCCGTTATTACAGCAAATGTGAATCGTACGCTTAAGGGATGGTTTGAGTATTTCAAACATAGCCATAAGTGGACGTTTCCGGCGCTCGACGGATGGATCAGGCGGCGATTGCGCAGCATTCTGCGGAAACGCAGCAAAGGGTCTAAAGGTATCAGTGGCAATATGGATCATTTTCGCTGGCCAAATAAATTCTTTCGGGAACATGGGCTTTTCAGTCTTGTGGAAGCCCATCGTAGATTGCTCCAGTCCTCAATGAGGTAAAACCGCCGACTGGAGAGCCGGATGCGGGAAAACCGCCAGTCCGGTTCGGAGGGAGGGGCGATACAAACCAATGTATAGTTCCTACCCCTATCAATTTGAGGCGAAACCCGACTTTTTACGTAACTGTAAAATTTTAATTTGTCATTTTATTGAGAATGGTATAACTCCTCAATGAAGAGAATTTATAAGGCGGTTTTATGAATCAGTTCCGTATCGTTACCGAATTTGAGCCGAAAGGTGACCAGACAAAAGCCATCGCGGAGCTTATCGATGGTGTTGAGAAAGGGGCTCCCCACCAGGTTCTCCTGGGTGTGACGGGTTCAGGGAAAACCTTTACCATCGCCAATGTCATAGAGGCCGTTCAGAGACCGGCATTGGTAATTGCACACAACAAGACCCTGGCGGCACAGCTCTACGGTGAGTTTAAAACCCTGTTCCCTGAGAATGCCGTCGAGTATTTCGTCAGCTATTATGACTATTATCAGCCTGAGGCCTATATCCCGAGTACGGATACCTATATTGAGAAAGATTCTGCGATCAACGAGGAAATCGATAAACTGCGCCATTCCGCGACGCATTCACTATTGGAACGCAATGACGTCATCATTGTGGCGAGCGTTTCCTGCATTTACGGTCTCGGTTCCCCCGATGCCTATTATGGTATGATGCTCCTCCTGGAAGAAGGTATGGAAATTCCGCGGGATGAAATGCTGAGCCGTCTGGTTGAGATTCAGTATGAAAGAAACGATATTGATTTTCATCGGGGAACATTCCGTGTCCGGGGTGATGTCGTGGAAATCTTTCCACCTTATGAAGAAGAAAAAGCAATAAGGGTTGAATTTTTCGGGGATACTGTCGAATCCATCTCCATGGTAGACCCCCTTCGGGGGAGAAAACTGAACGCCGTCCGAAAGATGGCCGTCTATCCCGGAAGGCACTATGTGACGACAAAAGACAATATGAACCGTGCCATTTTTGCTATCAGGGGTGAGCTTGAGGAGAGGCTTCGGGTGTTGTATGGGGAGAACAAGCTTGTTGAGGCCCAGAGACTGGAACAGCGAACAAAATTTGATATTGAAATGATGGAGGAAATGGGTTACTGCCAGGGTATTGAAAATTATTCCCGTCACCTTACAGGCAGGAAACCGGGGGAACCGCCTCCTACCCTTATGGAATACCTTCCTGAGAATGCGCTGATCATCATTGATGAAAGCCACGCCACTGTTCCTCAACTGGGCGGGATGTACCGGGGCGACCGATCACGGAAGGAGACGCTGGTGAATTTTGGTTTTCGCCTCCCTTCCGCCCTGGATAACCGGCCTTTGATGTTTGCCGAATACGAGGGTTTCAGGAAGCAGAGGATTTATGTATCGGCCACACCTGCTGAGTATGAATTGAAAAAGGCCGGGAAACGAGTTGTGGAGCAGATCATACGGCCAACCGGTTTGATGGACCCGGAGATTTTCGTGAAACCGGTAAACCACCAGGTCGACGACCTCCTTTCGGAAATACGTGACAGGGAGAAAAAAGGCGAGCGGGTTCTGGTAACCACTCTCACCAAGCGGATGGCGGAAAATCTGGCTGCCTACTACCAGAGTCTCGGTGTCAAGGTGAAGTATCTGCATTCCGATATACACACCCTGGAGCGGGTCAGCATCATTCGGGATCTGCGCTTGGGTGAGTTCGATGTCCTGATCGGGGTCAACCTGTTGCGGGAGGGGCTCGATATCCCGGAGGTGTCTCTGGTTGCCATCCTGGATGCGGATAAAGAAGGTTTCCTCCGCTCCGAGCGCTCCCTGATACAGACGAGCGGGAGGGCCGCCAGAAATATAGCGGGGCAGGTGATCATGTACGCCGATAAAATAACGAAATCGATCCAAACCTGTCTTAATGAAACAAAAAGACGGAGGAAGATACAGGGACGGTATAATGAAGAACACAATATAACACCGGAATCTATTAAAAAATCCATTCATGATATCCTTGCTTCGGTTTATGAGGCCGATTATGTGACGGTGCCCGTTGTCTCAGAAGACAGGAAGGTATATTCCTCAGAGAAAGAACTGCCGGTGATGATCAAGAGATTAAAAGAAGAGATGAAACAGGCCGCGAAAAATCTTGAATTTGAGAAGGCAGCGGAACTCAGGGACCGGATCAAGGAACTCACTGAAATATTGATCGAAATGGGGGGAGAGTTTTGAAATTGCATAGTATGGACAGGTTCATTTCACTTATCACGATATTCATAAGTATTGCTATTTTTATTTTTTCGGAGTTGTCATATGCTGAAAATCCGGCAGATCAGGTAAAGAGGCAAATTCAGGAGAGAATTAACACGGCGCAAGAATCATCTCAGGGTGCGTGTAGAGATTCTGTAGTATGCAAATCAACATTGCTGCCAAAATTGTATACTGAACGTGAATATCTGCCGGCATGGAGTGATGATTATGGTCCGTTTCCCTATGTGGAGGATTTTGTAGAAGTGATCCGCAATGCATATCGTGAGGGACTGAGGCCGGAGGACTATCATCTCTATAAAATAGAAGCGGCCCTTTCCGGACTGTATACAAGTCTGATCGGAGGGGAAACCCCGGACAGTGCAAAGGTTGCAGAACTCGATCTCATGGTAACGGATGCTTTTCTCCTCTATGCTTCTCATTTAGTGAACGGCCGAGTGGATCACCGAAGAGTTTATCCCGATTGGGTTGTTAACCAGCGGGCTGTTGACCTGACCGCCGTACTTCACAGAGCCCTTTCATCGGGAGAGATAGAGGAGGAACTGGCCGATCTGGCGCCTCATTACCCCGGTTATGTCAGGCTGAAAGAGAAATTGATGGAGTATCGGGGTATTGCCGAAAAAGGTGGGTGGCAGCGGATTCCTCAAGGTTCCAAACTGCAAAAGGGCTCCCGCGGTGAGCGAGTAGCAATACTCAAACAGCGACTCATGGTATCGGGCGATCTTGAGTCGCTGGCAGAAAATAAGCACGGCATCTTTGATCATGATCTGGAGGCAGCGGTCAGAAAATTCCAGAAAAGAAATGGTTTGAAAATCGATGGAAGAGTTGGCAGATCAACACTGGAGGCCCTGAATGTTCCTGTTGAAAAACGCATACGACAGATCGCTTTGAACATGGATCGGCTACGCTGGCTTCCGGATGATCACGGGGATCGAAACATCTTCGTGAATATTGCTGATTTCTCACTGGACGTTATTGAAGATGAGAAGTCAGTAATGGCGATGCGGATCATCGCGGGGAAAAATAATTGGCGCAGTTGTGTGTTGAGCGCGAAAATGACGTATCTGGAATTAAACCCTTTCTGGAAAGTACCGGACAGTATTGCCACGAAGGAGATATTGCCCCATATTAAGAAAGATCCTGATTATCTGACGAAAAAAAACATAAAGGTTTTAAGGGACTGGAATGATAAGGCAAAGACAATAGATCCGAGGACAGTTGATTGGTCCCGCGCCAAGGTCAGCAACTTCAGGTATAAGTTCCGTCAGGAGCCCGGTCCCGGTAACCCCTTGGGGAGGATAAAGTTTATATTCCCCAACGACTGCGAAATATACCTCCATGATACACCGACACGCCACCTGTTCGGGAGGGCCCGCAGGGATTTCAGTCATGGGTGCATCCGTATTGAAAAACCTGTTGAACTGGCAACATACCTCCTGCAGAACAAGGAAACGTGGACGCGTAAGAAAATACTGGCCGAGATCAGAAAGGGCAAGAGGCAGGTCGTGATGCTTCCCGATCCGATCAACGTCCTCATTTTCTACGGGACGGCATGGGTAGATCGTGAGGGAGTAATTCAATTTCGCAATGATATTTATCGCATCGATGAAATACCCTATGAATTGCCGGCCGGCAGAACAGGGGCTTCCGCGGCGGCAAACTAAAAATCTATGGAACTGTGAGAAATGGCCGATGAATTGATGGACAGGGTAAAAAATGCTCCCGCATTACCGGGCGCCTATCTTATGAGGGACAGGGATGGCAAGGTCATTTATGTCGGTAAGGCAAACAATCTGAGAAACCGCGTTAGGGCCTATTTCGGAAGGACGGACTCGCGATTCATGGTTCCCTTTCTTGTTTCTAAGGTTTACGACGTAGAATTCATCGTTACGGAAACGGAAAAAGAAGCCCTGATCTTAGAGAACACCCTGATCAAGGAACACCGGCCCCGCTACA
Encoded proteins:
- a CDS encoding L,D-transpeptidase family protein: MKLHSMDRFISLITIFISIAIFIFSELSYAENPADQVKRQIQERINTAQESSQGACRDSVVCKSTLLPKLYTEREYLPAWSDDYGPFPYVEDFVEVIRNAYREGLRPEDYHLYKIEAALSGLYTSLIGGETPDSAKVAELDLMVTDAFLLYASHLVNGRVDHRRVYPDWVVNQRAVDLTAVLHRALSSGEIEEELADLAPHYPGYVRLKEKLMEYRGIAEKGGWQRIPQGSKLQKGSRGERVAILKQRLMVSGDLESLAENKHGIFDHDLEAAVRKFQKRNGLKIDGRVGRSTLEALNVPVEKRIRQIALNMDRLRWLPDDHGDRNIFVNIADFSLDVIEDEKSVMAMRIIAGKNNWRSCVLSAKMTYLELNPFWKVPDSIATKEILPHIKKDPDYLTKKNIKVLRDWNDKAKTIDPRTVDWSRAKVSNFRYKFRQEPGPGNPLGRIKFIFPNDCEIYLHDTPTRHLFGRARRDFSHGCIRIEKPVELATYLLQNKETWTRKKILAEIRKGKRQVVMLPDPINVLIFYGTAWVDREGVIQFRNDIYRIDEIPYELPAGRTGASAAAN
- the uvrB gene encoding excinuclease ABC subunit UvrB, whose product is MNQFRIVTEFEPKGDQTKAIAELIDGVEKGAPHQVLLGVTGSGKTFTIANVIEAVQRPALVIAHNKTLAAQLYGEFKTLFPENAVEYFVSYYDYYQPEAYIPSTDTYIEKDSAINEEIDKLRHSATHSLLERNDVIIVASVSCIYGLGSPDAYYGMMLLLEEGMEIPRDEMLSRLVEIQYERNDIDFHRGTFRVRGDVVEIFPPYEEEKAIRVEFFGDTVESISMVDPLRGRKLNAVRKMAVYPGRHYVTTKDNMNRAIFAIRGELEERLRVLYGENKLVEAQRLEQRTKFDIEMMEEMGYCQGIENYSRHLTGRKPGEPPPTLMEYLPENALIIIDESHATVPQLGGMYRGDRSRKETLVNFGFRLPSALDNRPLMFAEYEGFRKQRIYVSATPAEYELKKAGKRVVEQIIRPTGLMDPEIFVKPVNHQVDDLLSEIRDREKKGERVLVTTLTKRMAENLAAYYQSLGVKVKYLHSDIHTLERVSIIRDLRLGEFDVLIGVNLLREGLDIPEVSLVAILDADKEGFLRSERSLIQTSGRAARNIAGQVIMYADKITKSIQTCLNETKRRRKIQGRYNEEHNITPESIKKSIHDILASVYEADYVTVPVVSEDRKVYSSEKELPVMIKRLKEEMKQAAKNLEFEKAAELRDRIKELTEILIEMGGEF